CCGGCCCACAGTGACTCACCCGGCCCGTGGGCCCCTCGTGGGCTCCCCTGCGCCACGCGGCGCCGGCCCCGGGGCACGGACAGACGAAACCGCCTGCCGTCGTCGTGGTGACGTCGGCAGGCGGTTCCGGTGACTCACGCCTCGTGGGTGGCGACGATCTGGCGCCGCTCCGCGAAGTGGCAGGCGCTCGGGTGGTCCGAGTCCCGTCGGATCTCCAGCAGCGGGACCTGCTCGGCGCAGACGTCCTGCGCCTTCCAGCAGCGGGTCCGGAACCGGCAGCCCGAGGGCGGGCTGATCGGCGACGGCACGTCACCCGTGAGCCGGATGATCGTCTTGTTGTTCCGCTGCGTCGGGTCCGGCACCGGCACCGCGGAGAGCAGAGCCTGGGTGTACGGGTGCGTCGGCCGCTCGTAGATCTCGTCCTCGGTGCCGATCTCGACGATCTTGCCGAGGTACATCACCGCAACCCGGTCCGAGAGGTGGCGGACCACCGACAGGTCGTGCGCGATGAAGACGTACGACAGCCCGAACTCGCCCTGGAGCTGCTCCAGCAGGTTCATCACCTGAGCCTGGATGGAGACGTCCAGCGCCGACACCGGCTCGTCGCAGACGATGATCTCGGGCCGCAGCGCGAGCGCGCGGGCGATGCCGATGCGCTGGCGCTGACCACCGGAGAACTGGTGCGGGTACCGGTTGATGTGCTCCGGGTTGAGCCCGACCAGGTCGAGCAGTTCGCGGACCTTGGCCCGGCGGCTGCCCTTCGGCGCCACCTCCGGGTGGATCTCGAACGGTTCACCGAGCAGGTCACCGACGGTCATCCGCGGGTTCAGCGAGGTGTACGGGTCCTGCATGACCAGCTGGATCTGCCGGCGGAGGCGTCGCAGCGCCGCACCGGACAGCTTGGAGGTGTCCTGGCCCTTGTAGACCACGCTGCCGGCGGTCGGCTTCTCCAGGTTCATCAGCACCCGGGCGAGCGTCGACTTGCCGCAGCCGGACTCGCCGACCACACCGAGCGTCTCACCGGCGCGCAGACCGAACGAGACCCCGTCGACCGCCTTGACCTGGCCGACGGTCTTCCTGAACACCACACCCTGCGTGACGGGGTAGTGCTTGACCAGGTCGTTGACCTCGAGGATGTTCTCAGACACGGTTCACCAGCTCCTCGGCGAAGTGGCAGGCGCTGGCCCGGTCGCGGCCGACCTGCAGCAGCGGCGGGATCTTCTCCCGGCACACCGGCTGAGCCATCGGGCAGCGCGGGTTGAACGGGCAGCCCGGCGGGATGTTCATCAGGTTCGGCGGGAGGCCCTTGATCGTCCGGAGCTGCTGCCCCTTCTCGTCCAGGCGCGGGATCGATTCGATCAGACCGATGGTGTACGGGTGCGCCGGCTTGGCGTACAGGTCGTACACGTTGGCTTCCTCGACGATCCGGCCCGCATACATGACCGCGATCCGGTCCGCGACGTCGGCGACCACGCCGAGGTCGTGGGTGATCAGGATCATGCCCATCTGCCGCTCACGCTGAAGCTCGGCGAGCAGGTCCATGATCTGGGCCTGCACTGTCACGTCGAGAGCGGTGGTCGGCTCGTCCGCGATCAGCACCTCCGGGTCGAGCGCCAACGACATCGCGATCATCGCGCGCTGCCGCATACCGCCGGAGAACTGGTGCGGGTAGTTGTTGAACCGGCTCTTGGCGTTCGGGATCTTGACCTGGTCGAGCATGTCGATCGCGCGCTTCTTGGCCTCCGCGCGACCCATGCCCCGCCGGACCCGGAACTGCTCGGCGATCTGGAACCCGACGGTGAAGACGGGGTTCAGCGCGGAGAGCGCGTCCTGGAAGATCATCGCGATGCCCTCGCCGCGGATGCGGCGGCGCTCCTCGTCGGACATGCGGAGCATGTCCTTGCCGTGGAAGCGGACCTGGCCACCGGTGACGAAGCCGGGCGGCGTGTCGAGGATGCCCATGATGGTCTGCGCCGTGACGCTCTTACCGGAGCCGGACTCGCCGAGCACGGCGAGGGTCTCCCCCGCGTCGACGTGGTACGTGACCCCGTTGATGACCTTTGCGACGCCGTCCCGGGTGCGGAACTCCACCCGCAGGTCGTCGACCTCGAGCAGCCGGCCGGAGGGACGTCCGGACCCGCCGGGTCCCGGCGCGGACTGCTCGGACACGAGAATGTCGGACACTGGATATCCCCTAGCGGAGTTTCGGATCGAGGGCCTCGCGGACCGCCTCACCGAGCATCACGAAGCTCAGCACTGCGGTGACGAGGAACGCGGCGGGGAAGAAGACCAGCCCTGGCGCGACTCGGAGGAAATCCTTACCGTCGCTGATCATGATGCCCCAGGACACCACCGGAGACTTCAGACCGACGCCCAGGAACGACAGGGTGGCCTCGGCGCCGATGAACGAGCCGACCATGATCGTGCCGTAGACCAGCAGCGGGGCCAGGCAGTTCGGCAGCAGGTGCTTGAGGATGATCCGGCCGGTGCCGGCGCCCAGGGCGCGGGCCGCGACGATGTAGTCGGCTTCCTTGGTGGCGAGCACCGAGGAACGCATGAGGCGCATCACGACCGGCCAGCTCAGCACGATCAGCGAGACGATCACCAGGCCCATGATCTGGGCCTTGCTGTTGCCGGAGCCCGAACCGTTGAACGTGGTCAGGATGACGATCGCACCGAGCACGAAGGGCAGACCGAAGAAGACGTCGGCGATCCGGCTCAGCAGCCCGTCCACCCAGCCACCGCGGTAGCCGGAGATGATGCCCATGGCACCACCGACGAGCAGGGTGCCGACCACGGACAGCACGGCGACGATGACGGATGCCCGCGCGCCGTAGATGACCCGCGCGTAGACGTCGCGGCCCTGCACGTCGTAGCCGAACCAGCCATTGGCGGACGGCTTGTCGAGGCTGCGGGACAGCGATCCATTGACCGCGTCACCCGGGGCGAACAGCGCCGGGAAGGCCGCCATCAGCAGGAAGATCAGAATCAGGACGCTGGCGATCCAGAACAACGGCTTGCGGCGGAG
This portion of the Micromonospora zamorensis genome encodes:
- a CDS encoding ABC transporter ATP-binding protein; translation: MSENILEVNDLVKHYPVTQGVVFRKTVGQVKAVDGVSFGLRAGETLGVVGESGCGKSTLARVLMNLEKPTAGSVVYKGQDTSKLSGAALRRLRRQIQLVMQDPYTSLNPRMTVGDLLGEPFEIHPEVAPKGSRRAKVRELLDLVGLNPEHINRYPHQFSGGQRQRIGIARALALRPEIIVCDEPVSALDVSIQAQVMNLLEQLQGEFGLSYVFIAHDLSVVRHLSDRVAVMYLGKIVEIGTEDEIYERPTHPYTQALLSAVPVPDPTQRNNKTIIRLTGDVPSPISPPSGCRFRTRCWKAQDVCAEQVPLLEIRRDSDHPSACHFAERRQIVATHEA
- a CDS encoding ABC transporter ATP-binding protein, with translation MSDILVSEQSAPGPGGSGRPSGRLLEVDDLRVEFRTRDGVAKVINGVTYHVDAGETLAVLGESGSGKSVTAQTIMGILDTPPGFVTGGQVRFHGKDMLRMSDEERRRIRGEGIAMIFQDALSALNPVFTVGFQIAEQFRVRRGMGRAEAKKRAIDMLDQVKIPNAKSRFNNYPHQFSGGMRQRAMIAMSLALDPEVLIADEPTTALDVTVQAQIMDLLAELQRERQMGMILITHDLGVVADVADRIAVMYAGRIVEEANVYDLYAKPAHPYTIGLIESIPRLDEKGQQLRTIKGLPPNLMNIPPGCPFNPRCPMAQPVCREKIPPLLQVGRDRASACHFAEELVNRV
- a CDS encoding ABC transporter permease, producing MSDPSTASIVSTPGAHPTDSAAPATAGQPQSNEKPRGLLGDAWRDLRRKPLFWIASVLILIFLLMAAFPALFAPGDAVNGSLSRSLDKPSANGWFGYDVQGRDVYARVIYGARASVIVAVLSVVGTLLVGGAMGIISGYRGGWVDGLLSRIADVFFGLPFVLGAIVILTTFNGSGSGNSKAQIMGLVIVSLIVLSWPVVMRLMRSSVLATKEADYIVAARALGAGTGRIILKHLLPNCLAPLLVYGTIMVGSFIGAEATLSFLGVGLKSPVVSWGIMISDGKDFLRVAPGLVFFPAAFLVTAVLSFVMLGEAVREALDPKLR